Genomic window (Synechococcus sp. LA31):
GGGGGTTGGCAGCCGCTCCAGCTGCGCATCGAGCAACGGGATGTGCAGGAGCGACTGGCGTTGCAGCGGCTCGCTCGTTTCTGTGTGGTGAGCTCCCTGCACGACGGCATGAACCTGGTGGCCAAGGAATTCGTGGCCTCCCGCTGCGATGGTGATGGGGTGCTGATCCTGAGCCGCTTTGCTGGCTGTGCCCTCGAGCTTGGAGGTGCCCTGCAGGTGCATCCCTACTGCGTGGAGCAGATCGCTGTAGCCATGGCGCAGGCCCTGGGCCTTGAGCCTGCCGATCGGCGCCTGCGTATGGCGCAGATGCGCCGCCAGGTGTCCGACTACAACGTGTATCGCTGGGGCGCCTCGATCTTGGCCGACAGCCTGCGGCTGCGGGATCAGATGCAGCTGCAACCTGCTGCGCTGCTGGGGTGAAATCGCTGCAACGCAGTCGGTGATCGAGGGTTTCGGTTCAGGCTGATGATATGCATGCACATCTTTCTCCACTCCTGCTGGCTCAGTTCGCCAATCGCGCCTCTCTGGCTGCGGCACTGGCGGTGGGATTGCTGGTGGTGATAGCGATGGTGATCGGTGATGTGCTCGATCGCGAGCAGCGCCGCCACCACCAGGAGTGAGCATTGAATGAGCGACTTTGCTTTCAGCAACGGCGCTAGCCATTGGCACCTCGATGCTGTGTTCTATCAGGTGTATGTGCGCGGATTCAAAGACAGCAGCCGTGACGGTAATGGTGATCTGCGTGGCCTGATTGAAAAGCTTGACTATATCCAGAGCCTTGGCGTGAGCTGCCTTTGGTTGATGCCCATCGTGCGTTCCCCCCTGCGTGACGACGGCTATGACGTTTCCGACTTTCTCGATATCGATCCCAGTATCGGCAGCCTAGCTGATTTTCAGCAGCTCACCGATGCGGCTCATCAGCGAGATCTACGTGTGATCACTGATCTGGTAATCAGTCACACCTCTGATCAGCACAGCTGGTTTCAGCAAGCGAGACAAGGGCCAGAATCGCCCTACTTCCATTACTACGTGTGGAGTGATCGGGATGATCGTTATTCCGAAGCTCGAGTGATCTTTGCCGATACCGAACACTCCAATTGGGCTTGGGATCCCAAGGCTAGGCGCTACTACTGGCATCGCTTCTTCAGTCATCAGCCCGATCTCAATTACGACCATCCACCGGTGCAGGAGGCGATGCTCGATGTGATGCGCTTCTGGCTCGATCTCGGGATTGATGGATTTCGTGTGGATGCGGTGCCCTATCTGTTTGAGCGCGAGGGCACCAACTGCGAAAACCTGCCGGAAACCCATGCCTTCTGCAGACGTATGCGCCAGCTGATCGATGCTGAATTTCCAGGGCGCATTCTGTTGGCGGAGGCGAATCAATGGCCCGATGATCTGGTGCCCTACTTCGGTGATGGCGATGAATTTCACATGGCCTTCAATTTTCCCTTGATGCCCCGCTTATTTTTGGCGCTGCGTCGTGAGGAAAGCCGTCCCTTGATCGATGGCATTGAGCACCTACCGGCGATTCCAGAGGGTTGCCAGTGGGCCACATTTTTACGCAACCATGATGAGCTCACCCTGGAGATGGTCACCGATGCCGATCGCGATTATCTCTACAGCGAGTATGCGCGTGATCCGCGCATGAAGCTCAATTTCGGCATTCGCCGCCGTCTGGCTCCGTTGCTCGATCATGACCAGCGCCGTATCCAATTGCTCTACAGCCTGCTATTCAGCCTGCCGGGTGCACCAGTGATCTACTACGGCGATGAGATCGGCATGGGCGACAACATCTATCTCGGTGACCGCAATGGCGTTCGCACGCCGATGCAGTGGAGCGATGAACGCAATGCTGGCTTTTCCACCGCCGATCCCTCGATGCTCTACCAGCCGGTGATCGCCGATCCGCTGGTGCATTATCAGGCCGTGAATGTGGAAGCTCAGCTGCGCTCACCAGCTTCCCTGCTGCATTGGTTGCGCCATCAGCTACGGCTTCGCCGTAGCCAACCCCTGCTGAGCCGGGGAGATATTCGCTTCCTCACGGTGAGTAACCGCAGCGTGGTGGCCTTCAGCCGCAGCCATCGCGATGCCACAGGTTTGTTTGTGCACAACCTTTCAGCCTCGGTGCAGCCGGTGCATCTGGATCTGGCTGCCTATGCCGGCCTGCGCCCGGCCCAGTTTGGAGGCAATCACGGTTTTCCCCTGATCACCCCTGAGCCTTATTTCCTTAACCTCGCGCCCTACGAGTCGTTGTGGTTTCTGCTGGAGCCAGTGTGAGCGATCTCGCAGCGTTGCAGGAGGCGATCGCCCAGGCCAAGGCCGTGCTGCTCTACCTCGACTACGACGGCACCTTGGCGCCCTTGCGCCGCGATCCAAGCCACTGCCCCCTGCCGATAGGTGTTGGCAATGTCCTGCAGCGCTTGCGTGAGCGCCATGAGCCGCCGGCGCTGGATCTGGCGGTGATCAGTGGACGCAGCCTGGCGGATTTGCGCCGGCAGCTTGGCCCTGGCCTCGATCGCCTGGCCTTAGCCGGTAACCATGGCCTGGAGATCGGTTGCGGTGACAGCAGCTGGTGTGATCCGCGTGCCGTTGCACTGGTGCCCCAGCTCGATGCTGTGGCGCAGCGCCTGCAGGCTGAGCTGGAGGCTTGGCCGGGGGCCTGGCTTGAGCACAAGGGCCTCAGCCTTAGCCTTCATAGCCGCTGTCTCTCCGGCCAGCAACGGCAACAGCTCGAGCAGCAGCTTCAGCCGCTGCTGGCGGAGATTCATCAGGCCGGTGTGTTTGTGCTGCGCCGTGGGCGGATGGTGCTGGAGGTGCGCCCGGCGATCCTTCACACCAAGGCTGATGCTGTGGAGTGGCTTGAGGCGGCGGCACGGCGCCGCGGCCTCTGGTCTGCGGACGATCTCCACGGCCCATTGCGCTTTTATTTCGGCGACGACGAAACCGATGAAGACGTGTTTCGTCTCTGGCCTGGTGTGATCGGTGTGCGCGTTGGCCCCGGGGCTTCTCACACGGCCGCCAGCCATCGCCTCAGCGGGCCCGCTGGCATGGCCCGCTGGCTCAAGGGGCTGGAGCGGCGGTTGTCGATCAGCGGTTAGCGCTGCTTCACCAGAACGGTGATCATCGGTAGCCGCGCGCTCACCACATCGGGCACCCCCAGCCCCCGGTGCCGGGGCCGTGGTGCCAACCGCCGCCAGTGGTGCGTTGGCAGCTGTCGAGCTCGCTGAGGTTGGTGGCAGCATTGAGGCAGCGCAGGCGTTGTTGCAGCCGCGCCTGCATCTGTTGCGTCACCTGGCGCATCAGCAGGCGGCGCTCCTGCAGCTCAGCGGTGTCAGCGGCGGCTGGAATCGTGCTCATCAGCATCACCGCAACCGCACGCGTTGCAACAGCGACTATTCCAGGCTTCATGGCGCCTAACTGAGGAGAGAGACCTCTTGCCTATCGGCACTGTGCCGCCGTGTTGTCTCCCTCAGCAGTTGTGCTCAGCATCAGCGCACGGCCATGAGCTGCTGCATCAGCAGCGCTGCATTCCGGCGGGAGTGGCCCACGCTGGTGGCCCCCAGCAGGCCGTGTTCGCTCAGGGCGCCCAGTCGCATCGGGATGCAGCCCCTGCGGCTGGCACTGCTGAAGTACACACCACGCTGCACGAGGGCATCAATCAGCTGTTCTGGCAGTAGGCCGCGCCATGGGGGCTGATGCAGCTCATTGCTGGCTTCGTAGAACACCGCCCTGCCATCGCTGTTGAGCAATTGACCGCTGCTGCAATCAAAGCCTGCGCCTGTGGCGGTGGCGGCTAGCTGGAAGGGATGGGTGGTGCCCCCCTTGCGCAGGTTGATCTCGATCGCCCACAGCTGCCAGCCCTGTTGCCTGCGCCGCATCCAGGCTCTGGCGGCGCTTGCCTGGCGATTGCAATCGCCAGCTGTTGAACGACAGCTTCAGGAGGGCATTGCCCCTGCCGCCTGCCATGTGGTTGAGCTTCACCACCACCTGTCAAATGTCTTGATGGCTTAGAACCAATGCTTCGGTGGCATCGCCAAGCTCTTGCAGCGATTGGCACAGCTGCGTGGTGCGAGGATGCGGCAGGCCTAGGGCCTCAAACACCTGCGCCGATCCCGCCTTGCTGCCTAGTGGTGCCAGCTCAGCCGGGCTGCCCTCCAGCTGCAGCTGGAGGCGTTGGGCGAGGCTCGTCTCCTACCCCGAGACGCTGTAGCAGGCGAGCACCGATCCCGGCCGGAGCTGCGTTGCCAGTTGATCGAGTAGGCGGGGGCGCTGCAGCAGCTTGGCTGTGAGGCTGCGGGCGGAGTGGTCGTTGAGGCTGATGCAGTTCAGGCGGCAGCGCCACCAATGGGGCGGTGCTGCTGGCATCAACTGCAGCACTGCATCCAGGCAGGCGTTGCTGATGGGGGTGGGTGTGATCAACACCAGGCGATTGCCTGGCTGCATCAGATGGCGCAGCTCGATGAGATGTCGCTCTGCCCAGCTATCCAACCCATGAATGCAGCTCAGGGTGCGTGGATCGGCGCTGTAGGAGGGAACGAGCAGCAGATCGGTGCCGGCTGCGTGCTGCTCCATGGCGATCGCTGAGAGGCGTTGAACTCCGCTATTGAGTCTTCTTCGTTTTGGCAGTTTGCTGGCTGCAGATTGCTGGCAGCTCTGCCGCTGATGCGTTGGCCTTGCAAGCCGCTCAGGTGTGGTTCTTTGTTGAAACTGGAGGGTGTGCAACAACCCTGTGAATTCTGCTGCGTTGCGTGTCGCTGGCCTGTGGGGAGCTTGGTTGCTGTTGATGCTCTTTCATGTGGAATTGGGCTTGATGCCCCTCTTCCATGGGGCCTCAGTGGAGATCAAAAGCAAGGTGCCTACAGCGCAGTTGCCGCGGATCTTTATGGCGATGCTGGTGTATTTTTTAATTCCCGTGATTGCCATGCTCCTGGCGATTCATGCCGTGTCTGAACCGACGGGTTGGAGTAACACCAGGCCTTGGCGGCAAGCTCAGTTTCTCTTAACTGTGATCTACAGCATCACGAATGTTGCTCACACGGTTGCTGATATTCGCATCCCCGATTCGCGCCGCGATCAGGTGGTGTTGATGCTGGTGCTGACCTTGGTGGGTTTGTTGCTCAATCTGGACACCTGGCTGTGGTGGCAGGCATGAGCAGCGGTGCCACGATTGTGATCGGCAGCCTGGTGATGTCGCTGGTGGCGTTGGTGGGGGGCGTCACGTTGGTGTTGCCGCCTTGGCGCTTGCAGCAGTTGCTGGCTCCCCTCGTGTCATTGGCAGCTGGCTCGTTGTTAGGTGGAGCTCTGTTTCACATGATGCCGGAGGGATTCATCGTGTTGAAGCCCCTGCAAGCGGGCGAATGGATTGCCGCAGGTTTTACGGCTTTTCTTGCCCTTGAACAGTTTCTTCACTGGCATCACTCCCATCGCACTGGGCGTAAGGGACAGAGCAGGCACGAGCCGATGGGATTGCTGATTCTTCTCGGTGATGGCCTGCACAACTTTATTGGTGGACTGGGAATTACCAGCACCTATCTCATCAATCCACCAGCAGGAGTTGCGGCTTGGCTAGCCGCTATCGCCCATGAAATTCCTCAGGAGATGGGCGATTTTGGTGTGTTGATACGCAGCGGTTGGCGGCCCCGCAAAGCACTGGCCTGGAATCTGGTCTCAGCTTTCACCTTTCCTTTGGGCGCTGTTCTGGCCTGGTGGGTGCGGGATTCTGTCTCACTAGCCCCTTTGGTGTTGTTTGCAGCTGGAAATTTCTTTTACATTGCGGCTTCTGATCTGGTGCCTGAAATCAAGCATCATGCCGAGCCAGGTTTTGCGCTCAGAAGCTTTGCTTGCTTTGTCTCTGGCTTGCTGTTCATGTGGTTGATGGCAACGATCGCCTAACAAAAAGCTTCTGAAAGCAGGCGCCGAGCTGCTCCCAGAAGCTTTCATTGGGTGATGGCTGATGGTCTCAGATGATTGTGATGTCGCTGCTGCTGATTAGGGGTGAAGACTCAAGAATGGCGAACAAGCCTCCCTTTTTGCCGAATCCTTTGCTGTCGTCGTTAGCATTGAAGTAAAGCTTGCCTGATGATTCATTGTAAATGATGTCTGTATCCGTGCGCGCTGCTCGCTTGCTGCTGCGCTTGTTGGATGCAGTTGTGAAATCTAGCTCGCCAATTCCCTTGAATGCTTTCCGTGAAAGCTCCATGCCATCACCAGCTTCGCTGCTGAAGTTGGTGATGCGATCCACGCGTGCTTTTTTGCGACCACCACGGAAATACCTGCGCGAGTCAAAGCGATAGATTCGTCCAATCCTGGAGCTGCTCACACTGCAGTTGAAGTCATCGCTGCTTGCTCCCATCAGCTCAGCGCTCGGCTGGCCGAGCTGATTGGTCAGGCTCTCTTGGCTTTGAGTTGAGCTGTAGTTGTACATGGTGAATGTGTTCACCGATTGGTCGATGTTGGAGTTCACGTACACCTGGTTGTCATTGGAGGTGTTCGGTGAACTGTCTTGCTCTGGTGCCAAGCCAGTGATGGGATCAAGGGGTTCTTCTACTACAGGATCCAAGGTTTCAGTGGCAGCAGGCTCGATTACAGCTGGATCAACAACTGCTGGATCAAGAACTGCTGGATCAAGAACCTGGGTGTCGTTAGCCATCCTAAAAGGTGTAGGGATGATTCACCAGTAGCCTATTGATGATAGTGTTGATTGATCGGCGTAGAGATGCTCCATCTCCGCTGCATCTGTGTGTGTTCAGGCGCCTGTTGATAGGCGCAGCTTGGTGAGAATGAAGCCAAGAATGGTGGTTTGTCGTGTCACAATGTCGGCCTGCACATCCATGCCATGGCGCAACATGCACTGGCGGTTTCCGCTCCTGAGGGGTTTACTGTTTGGTTGTAGGGAAATCTGAAAGCCAGGTTGGACGTTGCCCTGGCCCGTAGCAGTAGCGATTGTGTCGGCGGAGATACTCAGCACCTTCGCTTTGAGCACACCGAATTCGGGATACGGACATCCAGCGATCCGCAGGTATGCAGGCTGACTGGCTTTGATATTCCCCACATCTGTGCTTGGTACCGTGAGCTTCACCTGCAGATGTCCTTGATTGGGGGCAATCTGCGCTAACACCTCTCCACCGCGGATCACCTGTTGGGCGTGCCTGAGGTTGTTCACAATCACGGTGCCAGCTTTTGGTGCCTTGATCACGCTGTTGAGCAAGGCACGTTTTACCTCCTCCAGCCGAGCACGGGTTTGATCCACCTGCTTGAAGAGTTCCCTGCTGTCGCGCGAAGCCTGGTTAGATCCCTGGCCCAGCCGCGCTAGTTCTGCTGTGCCCCGTGCCTGCTGTTCGCGCAGTGCCTGCCGGGCTTTGGCTAGATCGTTGCGGGCCAAGATGGCCTGGGCCTGCTTTTCTTCAACCACTGTCATCGCCACGGCACCGCTTGAGAGCAGGCCTCTGTAGCGCTGCAGCTCTACCTCCCGGTAGCGCAGGGTGGAGGCTGCACTGTCGAGGTCCCGCCGGGCTGAATTGAGTTGTGCCTGGTTCAGCAGTCGCGTAGCTGCGGTTTGCTGCTCAACATCCAGAGTCTGGGCTTGGCTATCACGCTGCTGGGCCAGTGATTGGTTCAGCTCAGCTTCCAACTTGCGCCGTTCATTCTCCAAGCTGCGCCGATCCAGCTCCGCCAGTGGCTGCCCCTGTTTCACCTGTTGGTTCTCCTTCACCAACACCCTGGCGAGCACCCCATCCAGTTGGCTTTGCACGATTGTGTTCTCGCCCGCTGGCCGGATCACACCACCGGCCCGCACGGTTTCCTGCCATGGCCACAGTGCAAGCGCCATCACGCTGGCGGCACCCACAGCCAATGCTCTCTGGCCAAGGGTTTTGCTCCAGCCACCTAATTCCGGGAGGAAATCGTCAGCCTGCAGGGGAGTGAGTAAAGCCGGGATCTGCTCGCTGCGGCGTTGGAGGTTGCTCATCGTCAGGCTGCCTTGAGATAGGGGGAAACCATGGCGCTGTCGCGCAGAACAGTTGGGTTGTCCTGCTGTTTCACCTGTCCGCGTTCGATGTACACAATCCAATCGGCACGCAGGATCACCGATGGGCGATGGCTCACCAAAATCGTGGTGCGTCCCTTGCGGTGATTGAGTAGGCGATTCATCAACCTCTGCTCCAGGACTGGATCGAGGGCTGAGGTCGACTCATCCATAATCAACACCGGTGGATCGTTGATCAGGGCGCGAGCAATCGCCAGGCGTTGTTTTTGACCGCCAGAGAGGTTGGCGCCGAATTCACCCAGTACCGTGCCGTAGCCATCGGGTAAGTCATGGATGAAGTCGTCGGCCATCGCCAGCTGGCACGCCTCTACCACCTGAGCGAAATCCACGCCCGGATGGGTGAAGGCGAAGTTGTCGAAGATGCTGCGATTGAAGAAGTGAGATTCCTGTGGCACCAGCACCACCTGCCGGCGCAGGCTGTCGAGATTGAGATCCCGTGAGCTGAAGCTGCCGTAGTGGATGCTGCCGTGCTCCAGGGGGTAAATGCCGGCGATCAGTTTGGTGATGCTGCTTTTGCCGCAGCCCGATTCGCCGATCAGCGCAGTGGTTAGCCCGCCAGGAATTTCCAGGGTGAAGCGATCGAGCAGGGCCCTGCGGCCGGGATAGTGCCAGCTGATGTCGTTACAGCGAATCGGTGCCTGCGAGCTGATGCCGGCATGATGTTTCTCGGCTTCATTGGCATTCTCTGGATCGCGCTCGAGCACTTCAGAGAGCCGCCGCAGCACCACACCGGAGGTGATCAGCTCCTGAGAGAGGCCACTGAGACCCGCCAGAAAACCGAGCACATTGGCCCCCATGCCATTGAAGGCCAGCAGTTGGCCGATGCTCAGTTGGCTATTGATCACAAAGCTGCTGCCGTACCACAGCAAGGCAATCGAGGTGAGCCCACCCAGCAGGCTGGTGGCGGTGCTCTCGTTCAGTCGCAATTTTGTGGTGTCCCAGCTCAGCCGTGCCAGCCGCCCGAAATTGCGTTGGTATTCCTGCCAGGCCTGGGGTGTGGCCTCAGTGGTTTTGAGCACGGTGGCAGCGCGGAACACCTCCACCAGATAGCCCTGGTTTTCAGACGAACCCACCAGCAGTTTCTTGATCTTCGATTGCACTGCCGGCAGGAAGCTCAGATTGCAGATCACAACCGCGGCGTAGCAGGCCACGGCTGCCAGAGTGAGCGGTGCGCTGTAGGTGAGCATCCAGATCAGTGAAATCGCAGCGATGCACAGTTGGCTGGGTAACCCGGTCACCACACCGGTGAGCAGGCCGTTGATGTGTTCGATATCACCGATGCGGCTCACCACCTCTCCACTGCGGTGGCTTTCGAAATAATTGATCGGTAGATGGAACAGGCGCTGGCCGTAGTGCATGATCATCTGCAGCTGCAGTTTCTGGCCGAAGTGCCCCACCATGTGGCCTTGCACCCAGCCCAGGCCATTGCGCAGTGCTGTGAGCAGCATGATGCCAATGGCCAAGCTGGTGAGCATGTGGTAATCCCCCCGCACCAGCACGTCGTCGGTGAGGATTTGCATCAGCACAGGCATGCTCAGGGCAAGCGTGCCGATCACAATGTTGAGCATCAGCACCTGCAGTAGCAGGCCCTTGAACGGTTTCACGAATTCCGCGAGCACCCACAGGCCTTTATTGGGCTCTCTCTCTTCCCTGTTGTTGAATCGAGCTGGATCAGGCTCTAATAACAGCACAACTCCGTTTTGCCAGTGCTGAAGAAAGCGATCCCGTGAGATTTCTCGAATTCCAACAGCCGGATCAGCGATCACCAGCTTTTCCGCCTTGCGGCCGTGTAATACAACCCAATGGTTGCCATTCCAATGGCAGACCATCGGGAGGGGCAGGTCGTCCAGGTTGTCGATCAGTGATTCATCGGCCCGAGCTGCTCTTGCTTGTAGACCCAACTGCTCAGCGCCACGTTTCAGGCCAAGCAGTGTGGTGCCGTTGGCCATTGTGCCCACGCACTCACGCATCTGCCCCAGGCCGATCTTGCGGCCATGGTGCTCACAGATTGTGGCAACGCAGGCAGCACCACAATCTTCTTCATTGAACTGGCGTACGCAGGCATATTCCTTGCCCTGACCAGTAATGACTGCATGGACCTGGTGTTTGAAGGTTCGCCACGATGGAGCTTTGATGTGTGGGATTAGCATGGGCTCGGCATCGCCGAACAGTAAGGGCTTAGAAAGGCTCTGGAGCAGCCAGAGCCATTGATGTCATCACCTTGAGGGTTCCTGAATGAACCTCAACGCCTACGACGAGAACCAATCAATGTGGTCAGACTGTTCCAGAGGAATGCCCCATTGCCTTGGCCTACATTGGCGCTGCCTCCCAGAACTCCGACTGCGGTCCCGGCATTGATCTGAGGGACAGCATTGACCAAGATGCTTGGGCTGATCTGGATGTTGGGTAAGGTGATGCCGAATCCCCCGCAAAGGCTTTCGGCTTCTAAGTCGCAGAGTGTATGCATGTTGAGAGTGGATAAATGCAGACTAAAAAAGGGCCGCGAATGGCGGCCCAGTTTGTTGTTGATGCCTCAGAAGGCCAGGCTGAAGCCAAAGTTGTTCAGCGCCAGGAAGTTCTTCTGGATGTTGGTGGCTTCGGCTTCCACCTCGCTCTTGCCGCCGCCGCCGTTGCCCTTGCGGCCCCAGCCACTGTGGCCAGTGCCAGCACCAGCGAGGGCTCCAGATGCCCATGCAGAGCCCACATTCGACTGGCTGATCAGGTTGTTGATCTCCATTGAAGATGTGGTGCTGGTCAGGCTGGGGGCACGGCCCCACCCACCGGCGAGCTGTTCGGTTTGAACGTCGGAGAGCAGTTCAATCTTGGTCATGTGTTTGTTGTTGGGTTGATGATGGGCAGCGCCCAACCTTGTTGTAGCCCTCGTCAACCCTGAGGATGCTTGTTCATCATTTCTGCATCACTCTGGAGTTTTGTCGATTCACAATCTCTTTCCTTTGGTTCCTGGGCTGGATTTTGGATGAAGTGGCGCTGCGGTTTGTTGCCGAAATGCGCTCTTGCATGCGCTAGCAACTCCTTTTCGCTACAGGCGGTGTCGTCAACACTGATCGTTTCAATTCGTTCGAGGGTGGCTGGATGGTGGCTTTCGATCTCCTTCAGGAGGATGTCTCGAAGATCGCTTTGGCCGTGGCCGTGCCCCAGAAGCAGAACCTGGTCTGCTTGCACAATCGCTTGCCTCAGTTGATAGAGATACGCGTAGTCGAGCGGTGCCCTTTGTCCGGCCACGTCGCGGTCGTGGCGGTGGCTAAGACGTTGATGACTTGCCCATAGGCCATGGGGTTTCATGGTGGTGGCTTCGATCGCGTCGCCCTCAAGCCACCACAGACGCGCTCCGCGGTGATCAAGGTGGATCACGAGGCGTTTGGTTTGATCGTGATGGGCGTGGGGCTTTGGCGGTTCAGGATGCTCGGGTGTGATACCCGCGCGTTCAAGAAAACGCCTGAGGCGCAGGATGCCCTCTTCATCAAGGAATTGATGTTGCAAGCCGGGCGCTGCATGCAACATCAGCGTTTCGCCGCTGGTTAGACGGAGTTTGAGGCGGTGTTCAGACCCATGCTCCACCTGCGCATTCAAATGCAGCATAAGCGCTTCTACATCACGCATGCGCAAGTTGTGCTGGAGTGGATGGCTGAAGAGTGCCTCTAGTGTGTGGGCGTGCTGGTGTTTCATCAGCGCTGTGCATAGAGTTCAATCAAACGCTACGGAGCTCCGCTCGCTTTGATGTTGGTTGGCATCGCGCTTCAACAGATGCGCGGTAATCGTTCACCCCGACCGATATCGAGCGGTCGAAGGATCCCCAAACTGTTGCGTAGAACTACTGGATGGAGATTCCTCGCGTCCGTCCCAGCCTTCAACGTGCCTATCTTCGAAGCAGCTGCGTGTTGGCGCTGCAGCACTGTGAGAGTTCTATCCACCTCTGATGCTGGGCAGATCACCAGCATCCGCCCTTCATTGGCCATCGATAGCGGA
Coding sequences:
- a CDS encoding ZIP family metal transporter; the encoded protein is MQQLLAPLVSLAAGSLLGGALFHMMPEGFIVLKPLQAGEWIAAGFTAFLALEQFLHWHHSHRTGRKGQSRHEPMGLLILLGDGLHNFIGGLGITSTYLINPPAGVAAWLAAIAHEIPQEMGDFGVLIRSGWRPRKALAWNLVSAFTFPLGAVLAWWVRDSVSLAPLVLFAAGNFFYIAASDLVPEIKHHAEPGFALRSFACFVSGLLFMWLMATIA
- the otsB gene encoding trehalose-phosphatase, which encodes MSDLAALQEAIAQAKAVLLYLDYDGTLAPLRRDPSHCPLPIGVGNVLQRLRERHEPPALDLAVISGRSLADLRRQLGPGLDRLALAGNHGLEIGCGDSSWCDPRAVALVPQLDAVAQRLQAELEAWPGAWLEHKGLSLSLHSRCLSGQQRQQLEQQLQPLLAEIHQAGVFVLRRGRMVLEVRPAILHTKADAVEWLEAAARRRGLWSADDLHGPLRFYFGDDETDEDVFRLWPGVIGVRVGPGASHTAASHRLSGPAGMARWLKGLERRLSISG
- the treS gene encoding maltose alpha-D-glucosyltransferase translates to MSDFAFSNGASHWHLDAVFYQVYVRGFKDSSRDGNGDLRGLIEKLDYIQSLGVSCLWLMPIVRSPLRDDGYDVSDFLDIDPSIGSLADFQQLTDAAHQRDLRVITDLVISHTSDQHSWFQQARQGPESPYFHYYVWSDRDDRYSEARVIFADTEHSNWAWDPKARRYYWHRFFSHQPDLNYDHPPVQEAMLDVMRFWLDLGIDGFRVDAVPYLFEREGTNCENLPETHAFCRRMRQLIDAEFPGRILLAEANQWPDDLVPYFGDGDEFHMAFNFPLMPRLFLALRREESRPLIDGIEHLPAIPEGCQWATFLRNHDELTLEMVTDADRDYLYSEYARDPRMKLNFGIRRRLAPLLDHDQRRIQLLYSLLFSLPGAPVIYYGDEIGMGDNIYLGDRNGVRTPMQWSDERNAGFSTADPSMLYQPVIADPLVHYQAVNVEAQLRSPASLLHWLRHQLRLRRSQPLLSRGDIRFLTVSNRSVVAFSRSHRDATGLFVHNLSASVQPVHLDLAAYAGLRPAQFGGNHGFPLITPEPYFLNLAPYESLWFLLEPV
- a CDS encoding peptidase domain-containing ABC transporter yields the protein MLIPHIKAPSWRTFKHQVHAVITGQGKEYACVRQFNEEDCGAACVATICEHHGRKIGLGQMRECVGTMANGTTLLGLKRGAEQLGLQARAARADESLIDNLDDLPLPMVCHWNGNHWVVLHGRKAEKLVIADPAVGIREISRDRFLQHWQNGVVLLLEPDPARFNNREEREPNKGLWVLAEFVKPFKGLLLQVLMLNIVIGTLALSMPVLMQILTDDVLVRGDYHMLTSLAIGIMLLTALRNGLGWVQGHMVGHFGQKLQLQMIMHYGQRLFHLPINYFESHRSGEVVSRIGDIEHINGLLTGVVTGLPSQLCIAAISLIWMLTYSAPLTLAAVACYAAVVICNLSFLPAVQSKIKKLLVGSSENQGYLVEVFRAATVLKTTEATPQAWQEYQRNFGRLARLSWDTTKLRLNESTATSLLGGLTSIALLWYGSSFVINSQLSIGQLLAFNGMGANVLGFLAGLSGLSQELITSGVVLRRLSEVLERDPENANEAEKHHAGISSQAPIRCNDISWHYPGRRALLDRFTLEIPGGLTTALIGESGCGKSSITKLIAGIYPLEHGSIHYGSFSSRDLNLDSLRRQVVLVPQESHFFNRSIFDNFAFTHPGVDFAQVVEACQLAMADDFIHDLPDGYGTVLGEFGANLSGGQKQRLAIARALINDPPVLIMDESTSALDPVLEQRLMNRLLNHRKGRTTILVSHRPSVILRADWIVYIERGQVKQQDNPTVLRDSAMVSPYLKAA
- a CDS encoding HlyD family secretion protein, translating into MSNLQRRSEQIPALLTPLQADDFLPELGGWSKTLGQRALAVGAASVMALALWPWQETVRAGGVIRPAGENTIVQSQLDGVLARVLVKENQQVKQGQPLAELDRRSLENERRKLEAELNQSLAQQRDSQAQTLDVEQQTAATRLLNQAQLNSARRDLDSAASTLRYREVELQRYRGLLSSGAVAMTVVEEKQAQAILARNDLAKARQALREQQARGTAELARLGQGSNQASRDSRELFKQVDQTRARLEEVKRALLNSVIKAPKAGTVIVNNLRHAQQVIRGGEVLAQIAPNQGHLQVKLTVPSTDVGNIKASQPAYLRIAGCPYPEFGVLKAKVLSISADTIATATGQGNVQPGFQISLQPNSKPLRSGNRQCMLRHGMDVQADIVTRQTTILGFILTKLRLSTGA